A window of the Planctomycetota bacterium genome harbors these coding sequences:
- a CDS encoding DUF86 domain-containing protein: MKRDLVYLDHIREAIERITAYSAAGREEFFRNRMVQDAVVRNFEIIGEAVKRLSDDIKDRRPDLPWRRVAGFRNVLIHDYMNVDEEEVWNVVETHLPALRKAVDELLKS, translated from the coding sequence ATGAAACGGGACCTGGTATATCTGGATCACATCCGCGAGGCTATCGAGAGGATCACCGCCTACAGCGCCGCAGGCCGCGAGGAGTTTTTCCGCAACCGGATGGTCCAGGACGCCGTCGTCCGGAACTTCGAGATCATCGGCGAGGCTGTCAAGCGCCTCAGCGACGACATCAAGGACCGCCGTCCGGACCTGCCCTGGCGCCGAGTGGCCGGCTTCCGGAATGTGCTGATCCACGACTATATGAACGTGGATGAAGAAGAGGTCTGGAACGTCGTCGAAACCCATCTGCCCGCGCTCCGCAAGGCCGTGGATGAACTCCTGAAGTCCTGA